In Sutterella faecalis, a genomic segment contains:
- a CDS encoding OmpP1/FadL family transporter yields MIRTNLKIAATALAVASAFASTAYAAGFQLTEQSALALGRAYAGVGVDGTDVSGMYYNPATMTLHPGTQVQLGAVGVGLNLEYVGNDGSKENGRASEEVLPHGYISHQINDTTWVGLALTIPYGLATEYDSNWNHQELGTDAKITVINFNPNFAWKATDTLSFGAGLALQYVDAKFGVGVNMGQYGTLHNEYTADGFTWGFNLGMMWAPVENVRFGVSYRSETKHKTNGTLKTRGAGAMGSLSGDYDASVTVSGPAWAMFNAAWDVNDYLSLYATFRWADWSSFKSLKTDAPELSSKVGGTLQALGQSGAISANEIRFLSTVFNNLANIENNWVDTYLYSVGYDLRVNSFWTLRGGVAYETSAIGDPKTRTALIPDADRWWFAIGSSFHWTKDFQTDIGFAHLHGVHERSLYNHDPRSNGEQIGKFRHLDAYLLGVQMQYRF; encoded by the coding sequence GTGATCCGCACGAACCTCAAGATTGCGGCAACGGCTCTCGCCGTGGCTTCCGCTTTCGCCTCGACGGCCTATGCCGCCGGCTTCCAGCTTACTGAACAGTCCGCTCTCGCCCTCGGCCGCGCCTACGCCGGCGTCGGCGTCGACGGCACCGACGTTTCGGGCATGTACTACAACCCGGCCACGATGACCCTTCATCCGGGCACGCAGGTTCAGCTGGGCGCTGTGGGCGTTGGTCTCAATCTTGAGTATGTCGGCAATGACGGCTCCAAGGAAAACGGCCGCGCGAGCGAAGAAGTTCTTCCGCACGGCTACATCTCGCACCAGATCAACGACACGACGTGGGTTGGTCTGGCCCTGACGATTCCGTACGGTCTTGCTACTGAATATGACTCTAATTGGAATCATCAGGAACTTGGTACGGATGCCAAGATCACCGTCATCAACTTCAACCCGAATTTCGCCTGGAAGGCTACCGATACGCTTTCCTTTGGCGCAGGTCTTGCGCTGCAGTATGTGGATGCGAAGTTTGGCGTCGGCGTCAATATGGGACAGTACGGCACTCTCCATAATGAATACACGGCAGATGGATTTACCTGGGGATTCAATCTCGGCATGATGTGGGCACCCGTCGAGAACGTTCGATTTGGTGTGTCGTATCGTTCTGAAACGAAGCACAAAACAAACGGAACGCTCAAAACACGCGGTGCGGGTGCTATGGGCAGCTTGAGCGGTGACTATGACGCTTCTGTTACGGTTTCTGGTCCGGCTTGGGCAATGTTCAATGCAGCATGGGATGTCAACGACTACCTCAGCCTTTACGCTACCTTCCGTTGGGCAGATTGGTCTAGCTTCAAGAGTCTCAAAACCGATGCTCCGGAACTCAGTTCCAAAGTCGGTGGGACACTTCAAGCACTTGGACAAAGTGGAGCTATCTCCGCAAATGAAATTCGCTTTTTGTCCACTGTTTTCAACAATCTTGCCAACATCGAGAATAATTGGGTCGATACCTACCTTTATTCTGTAGGTTACGACCTTCGCGTGAATTCCTTCTGGACGTTGCGCGGTGGTGTTGCCTATGAAACTTCTGCCATCGGCGACCCAAAGACCCGTACGGCACTTATTCCTGATGCTGACCGCTGGTGGTTCGCGATTGGTTCTTCCTTCCACTGGACGAAGGATTTCCAGACGGATATCGGCTTTGCACATCTGCACGGCGTACATGAACGTTCGCTCTATAACCACGATCCTCGCAGCAACGGCGAACAGATCGGCAAGTTCCGTCACCTTGACGCCTACCTCCTCGGCGTTCAGATGCAGTACCGCTTCTAA
- a CDS encoding TIGR00645 family protein, with the protein MEKTVERLMYATRWLLAPIYIGLSFALLALAIKFFQEVVHVLPHVLELSENDLILAILSFIDMGLVGGLLVMVMFSGYENYVSSIDIEKDAERLSWLGKLDTGSLKNKVAAAIVAISSIHLLRIFMGIQEIANDKLVWYVIIHLTFVLSALVMAFIDRFSRH; encoded by the coding sequence ATGGAAAAAACCGTCGAACGCCTGATGTACGCCACACGCTGGCTCCTTGCCCCCATCTACATCGGACTTTCTTTTGCGCTTCTGGCTCTCGCGATCAAATTTTTCCAGGAAGTCGTTCATGTGCTCCCGCATGTGCTTGAACTCTCCGAGAACGACCTGATCCTCGCCATTCTTTCCTTCATCGACATGGGCCTCGTGGGCGGCCTTCTCGTGATGGTGATGTTCTCGGGCTATGAGAACTACGTCTCCTCGATCGACATCGAGAAGGATGCGGAACGCCTCTCCTGGCTCGGAAAACTCGATACGGGTTCCCTCAAGAACAAGGTGGCTGCGGCGATCGTCGCCATTTCGTCGATTCACCTCCTCAGAATCTTCATGGGCATTCAGGAGATCGCGAACGACAAGCTCGTCTGGTACGTAATCATCCACCTGACATTCGTTCTTTCCGCGCTCGTGATGGCCTTCATCGACCGCTTCTCGCGGCACTGA
- the ispF gene encoding 2-C-methyl-D-erythritol 2,4-cyclodiphosphate synthase — protein MPDDKKARIAALIPAAGVGRRMGAGIPKQYMDIAGEPMLLQTVRALERVSRIDAIYVVVSQEDAWIDETAKAFGPRVKVLRAGGRERADTVLGGLMAANLPGDAWVLVHDAARPCVRPSEVNHLLDEVLGDSSVEGGILAVPMADTVKRTDSRRRILETVPRENLWRAATPQLFRARTLMNALQRSTEGVTDEASAVERLGLPVKAVSCRSANIKVTQPGDEIVAGLILGEKNMTIPNIRVGQGYDSHRLVEGRPLVLGGITIPFEKGLDGHSDADVLLHAITDAVLGASALGDIGTHFPPSDPRWKGADSAKLLAAVMELVRAEGWTLVNIDSTIVAERPKIGPHMKAIRESVARTLGIDMERVSVKAKTNEKMDAVGREEGMASYAVALLMKTPQG, from the coding sequence ATGCCAGACGACAAGAAAGCCCGCATTGCGGCGCTGATTCCCGCGGCAGGCGTCGGACGCCGTATGGGAGCGGGGATCCCGAAGCAGTACATGGATATTGCGGGCGAACCCATGCTTCTGCAGACCGTCCGCGCGCTCGAGCGCGTTTCGCGCATTGACGCCATTTACGTGGTGGTAAGTCAGGAGGACGCCTGGATCGACGAAACGGCAAAAGCGTTCGGTCCCCGCGTGAAGGTCCTTCGGGCGGGCGGTCGCGAGCGTGCCGACACGGTATTGGGGGGGCTTATGGCTGCGAACCTCCCGGGCGACGCCTGGGTGCTCGTGCATGATGCAGCGCGTCCCTGCGTGAGGCCTTCGGAAGTGAATCACCTCCTGGATGAGGTTTTAGGCGACTCAAGCGTCGAAGGCGGCATTCTCGCCGTTCCGATGGCCGATACCGTGAAGCGCACCGACTCGCGGCGCAGAATTCTCGAGACCGTCCCGAGGGAAAATCTCTGGCGCGCGGCGACGCCGCAGCTCTTTCGCGCGAGAACGCTGATGAATGCGCTGCAAAGAAGCACGGAAGGCGTTACCGATGAAGCGAGCGCCGTTGAGCGGCTCGGCCTTCCCGTCAAGGCCGTTTCCTGCCGCTCAGCCAACATCAAGGTCACGCAGCCCGGGGATGAAATCGTCGCCGGCCTTATTCTTGGAGAGAAAAACATGACGATTCCCAATATCCGCGTGGGTCAGGGATACGATTCGCACCGTCTGGTCGAGGGGCGTCCCCTGGTTCTGGGCGGCATCACGATTCCCTTTGAAAAGGGCCTTGACGGCCATTCTGATGCCGACGTGCTCCTTCATGCCATTACGGATGCGGTGCTGGGCGCTTCGGCGCTAGGCGACATAGGAACGCACTTTCCGCCCTCGGACCCCAGGTGGAAGGGTGCGGACAGCGCGAAGCTCCTCGCGGCAGTGATGGAGCTCGTGCGCGCAGAAGGCTGGACCCTCGTCAATATCGATTCCACCATCGTGGCCGAACGCCCGAAGATCGGCCCCCACATGAAGGCGATCCGCGAGAGCGTTGCAAGAACCCTCGGGATCGATATGGAGCGCGTGAGCGTCAAGGCAAAAACCAATGAA